In Achromobacter pestifer, the DNA window GCAACCTGGGCGACCTGGGGCTGCGCGCCTGGCACGCTTTGCAGCGGGCCGACGTGATCGCGGCGGAAGACACGCGCGCCAGCCGAGCCCTGCTGGACGCCTGGGGCGTGGGTACGCCGCTCATGGCCGCCCACCGCCACAACGAAGCCGCCGCGGCCCAGGCCATCTGCGAGCGCCTGGCCCAGGGCCAGCGCGTGGCGCTGGTGTCCGACGCCGGCGCGCCTGCCGTCAGCGATCCGGGCGCGCGCATCGTGCGCGCCGCGCGTGAAGCCGGCTTTGGCGTGGTGCCGGTGCCGGGACCCAGCGCCGTCATCGCGGCGCTGATGGGCAGCGGCGTCACCACGGATGAAAACCCGGGCTATGCCTTCGCGGGCTTCCCGCCGCCCAAGACGGTCGCGCGCCAGCGCTGGCTGCGGACTTGGTGTGCCTTGCCCGCGCCCGTGGTGATGTTCGAATCGCCGCATCGGCTCGCGGCCACGCTGGCCGACCTGCTGGAAGTGTGCGGTCCGGACCGCCTCTTGACCGTGGCGCGCGAACTGACCAAGCGCTTCGAGGAGATCGCGACCTTTCCGATGGGCGAGGGAGCGGCCTGGCTGGCCGCGGACTCCCACCGCGAGCAGGGCGAGTTCGTGCTGATCGCGCATGCGCCCGCCGAGCAGGAGGCGGATGAAGAAGCCGATCCGCGCACCGACGCGCTGCTGGACGCCTTGCTGGAGTCGCTGTCGCTGCGCGACGCCGCGCGCGTGGCGGCCAAGGTTTCCGGCATGCCGCGGGACGTGCTGTACAACCGGGCCCTGGCCCGCAAGAAATCGGCGGAGTAAGGCATGGTGTATTCGACTGTCGTGTCCAACAAGCCTGCGGATCCCAACGAACGCCTGGTCTACCGCGATATCCCCACGCCGCTGGGCGACATGCGCCTGGTCGCCAGCCCCAAGGGCCTGCGCGGCGCCTGGTTCAGCGACCAGGAACTATTGCCTTCGGCGGAAGACTGGATTCTCACGCAATCCGATCCCATCCTGGAGCAGGCGCGCCGTGAGCTGGAAGAATGGTTTGCCGGGCAGCGCCGTATTTTCGAGGTGCCGCTGGATCCCGTCGGCACGACTTTCCAGCACCAGGTCTGGCATGCCTTGTGCGATCTGGAGTTCGGCGTGCTGACCAGTTACGGCGCCCTGGCGCGCACCGTGGGGCGGCCCAAGGGCGCCCAGGCGGTCGGCGGAGCGGTCGGACGCAATCCGATCAGCATCATTATTCCGTGTCACCGGATCATCGGCGCGGACACCTCGCTGACCGGCTTCGGCGGCGGGCTGCCGCGCAAGCAGGCCTTGCTGGCGCACGAAGGCAATTTCTACCGCAGCCGCAGCGCAAGCGCGCGCCGGGTGTGCGACGGGCAGGCGGAATTGCCCTGGTAGGCAGGCAGCCCCGCCGGGCTTGAGGCTTACTGCGAGGCGATGCTGGGCAGGATGCCGATGCGGTCCGACACCAGCGGCACGGCGTTCAAGGCGCTCTGCCGGTCGGGGTAGGGGCCGATCTTGACCCGGTAGAGGTTGTTCGTCTGTTCGACCGACGCGGGCGGCGCGCCTTCGGCGCCGAGTTGCGTGTTGATGCGGCTGACCAGCGATTGCGCATTGGCCGACTGGCTGAACGCGCCCACTTGCAGATAGACGCTGCCGATGCCGCCCGCGGCGGGCTGGCGCACCGGGGCCGAGCCGGGGGCGGGTCCAGGCAGGGCTTCGGCGGCGAGCGCCACGGGCACGGCGGCGACCGGCGCCAGCACCGGCGACGAGCCTGTCGCTGACGACGGTTCGGGCTCGGGCGCGGCGGGTGCGCCTTGCGAGGCCAGCCGCCGGATCTCGTCCTGCGGAATGGCTTCCACGACCACCTGGCCGCTGCCGGGACCGATGATGCCCAGCTTGTACGCCGCGACATAGGACAGGTCCATGATGCGGTCGCTGTGGAACGGGCCGCGGTCGTTCACCCGCACGATGATGGTCTTGCCGTTGACCATGCTGGTGACGCGGGCGTAGCTCGGCAGCGGCAGCGTGGTGTGGGCGGCCGTCATGGCGTACATGTCGTAGGACTCGCCGATGGACGTGGAATTGCCGTGGAACTTCTTGCCGTACCACGAGGCGGTGCCGCGCTTCTTGTAGGGCTGGCCGCTGGTGTCCGGCACATAGCGCTGGCCGAACACCACATAAGGCCGGTTCGCGCCGCTGGCGTAGGGTTCGATCCTGGGCACCGCATCGGGCACCTGGTCCAGGTTCGAAGGCGGATTCGCGTCCGGCCCGTCGTCCTTGTAGTACCCGCCGCCCTTCTTGCGTCCGCCGGTGGAGGAACAGCCGGCCACCGCAATGGCCAGCAGCAGCATCATGAACAGGCGGGTCGGGCGGGACAGGGTCATGCGGATTCGTCAGGCAGTTGGGTGCGATGGCGCACCAGCAGCGGGTCGTGGTCGGCAAAGCGCAGCGCCAGCTGTTCGACCACATATACCGAACGGTGCTGGCCGCCTGTGCAGCCGATGGCGACCGTGAGGTAATTGCGGGTGTCTTGCGTGTATTGCGGCAGCCAACGGTTCAGGAAACCGGTGATGTCGTCGATCATCTGCCCCACCAGATCGAAGCCCGACAGCCAGGCGGCCACGGGTTCGTCGCGGCCGGTCAGCGGCCGCAGGTCGCGGTCGTAGTAGGGGTTGGGCAGGCAACGCACGTCGAACACCAGGTCCGCGTCGCGCGGCACGCCGCGCTTATAAGCGAAGGACTCGAAGGTCAGCACCAGCGGTGCGCGGTCGGCCTTGATCAGGTCGCGGATCCAGACGCGCAGTTGGCCGGGCGTCAGGTCCGAGGTGTCGATGACGTGTTCCTGTTCGCGCAGCGGCGCAAGCAGTTCGCGTTCCAGCGCGATGCACTCGGTCAGCGACGGGGCCGTGCCGCCGCGCTGCAGGCGGTCGGTCAGGGGGTGGCGGCGGCGGGACTCGGAGTAGCGCTGTTCCAGCGTCGCGGTGCTGGCGTCCAGGAACACCACGCGCAGGCTGGTGCCCATGGCGCGCAGGGCAGTGACCACGTCGGGCAGTTCGGCCAGTTCGCCGGGGGAGCGGACGTCGATGGCGACCGCGACGCGCTCCATGCCGTCATCCCGGGCGTTGGCGATGAACTCGGTCAGGAACCGTACGGGCAGGTTGTCGACGCAGGTATAGCTCGCGTCCTCAAGCATGCGCAGGGCGACGGACTTGCCTGAGCCAGAGATGCCGGTGACGAGGACGACTTTCAACATGGACATGATTGTGGCACGCTTTTCGAGGACGATGCCGGCGGGATGACATCTGATATGGCCGTAAACTGCCAATCTGCGCCTGTACCGTTTTGGCTCCCCTGGCGTAAGCTTGGGGCCGGATACTCGACAGATTCACATACGCGCCCCGCCGTCATGCGTTTCGGGGGAATGGAATTCGACCTAGATGTTAGCCTTCATTTCCTTTCGTAGTATTTCACTGCCGCGTTTTTGGGCAATTTCCCTACTAGGGGCTGCTGCCGCCTTCCTGGCAGCGCCCGCGCCGGCACAGCCCGCGCCCCAGGAAACCCTGCGCCCGGACACCATGGACGCCCGCGTCGCCGCCTGTACGGCCTGCCATGGCGCGCAGGGCCGGGCCGGCGCCGACGGCTACTATCCGCGCCTGGCCGGCAAGCCCCAGGAATACCTGTACCACCAGCTGCTCAATTTCCGCGACGACCGGCGCCAGTACCGGCCCATGACGCACCTGCTGACCGGCCTGCCCGACGACTACCTGCGCGAGATCGCCGCGTATTTCTCCTCGCAGCATGTGCCGTATCCCGCGCCGACCCGCGCCGAGGTCTCCGCCGCCACCCTGGAGGCCGGGCGCAAGCTGGCCCTGGACGGCGATGCCGCGCGCGGCCTGCCCGCCTGTGCCGCCTGTCACGGCGCCGCCCTGGGCGGCGTGCTGCCCGCCATTCCCGGCTTGCTCGGCCTGCCGCGCGACTACATCGGTGCGCAGATCGGCAGCTGGAAGAACGGCTTGCGCCGCGCGGCCGAGCCTGACTGCATGGCCGACATCTCCAACAAACTCACTCCCCAGGACATCGGCGCGCTGGCCGCGTGGCTGTCCTCGCAGCCCGTCGTGGAACCTTACGCGCCTGAAGCCGCGGGTTCGATACGCCTGCCCGCGGAATGCGGCAGCCAGGCGCAACGGTAAGGGAGAGGCCGGATGTCGCTCATGAAGAAAGTCCTGTCCGTCCTGTTGCTGCTCGTGATCGCCGCCGTGGGCAGCCTCTACTGGCTAGGCACGCGCGACGATGCCAGCACGGGTCCCGCCGCGGCCGCGGCCGACGCCGCAACGCTGGTCGAGCGCGGACGCTACCTTGCGCTTGCCGGCAATTGCATGGCCTGCCACACCAGCCGGGGCGGCAAGGCGCTGGCGGGCGGCACGCCTATCCCCACGCCGTTCGGCACGGTGTACGGCCCGAACATCACGCCCGACGAGAAATCCGGCATAGGCGCGTGGACCGCGGACGATTTCTGGCAGGCGCTGCACAACGGCAAGTCCCGCGACGGCACGCTGCTGTATCCCGCTTTCCCTTACACGGAATACACGCGCGTGACGCGCGCCGATTCCGACGCGCTGTACGCCTATCTGCGTACCGTCGCGCCCGTGCAGCAGCCCAACCGGCCGCCCGAGATGGAATTCCCCTATGACCAGCGGGCGCTGTTGGCCGCATGGCGCGCGCTGTACTTCAAGCCGGGCGTGCAGGAGGCCGATGCGGGGCAATCAGTGCCATGGAATCGTGGCCGCTATTTGGTCGAAGGGCTGGGGCATTGCGCCGCCTGCCATACGCCGCGCAACAGCTTGGGGGGGCTGCGTTCGGCCGACCCGTTGGCCGGCGGCGTGATCCCGGTGCTGGACTGGTACGCCCCGCCGCTTACCAACGACATGGAAACCGGCATGGGCAGATGGTCCGCCGAAGACATCGCAGCTTTGCTCAAGACCGGCATTTCGAAGCATTCCAGCGCCAGCGGGCCCATGGCCGAGGTGGTGCTGGGCAGTACGCAGCACCTGACCGACGCGGACGCGCTGGCCATCGGCATCTACATCAAATCCCTGCCCGCCACGGCGGCTTCAACAGAGCGCACGCGGACGGCTGTCGCGCCGGCGGCCATGGAACTGGGCGGCAAGATCTACCGCCAGCAATGCGTGCAATGCCATCAGTCCGCAGGCGAAGGCAGCGGCACGGCGTGGCCCGCGCTGGCAGGCAATCCGACCGTGACGGCGCCGTCGCCCGTCAACGCCATCCGCATGGTGCTGGACGGCGGCT includes these proteins:
- the rsmI gene encoding 16S rRNA (cytidine(1402)-2'-O)-methyltransferase, whose amino-acid sequence is MNQNVSPPPAGDAWSRVSERVAGQHWPASTLYVVATPIGNLGDLGLRAWHALQRADVIAAEDTRASRALLDAWGVGTPLMAAHRHNEAAAAQAICERLAQGQRVALVSDAGAPAVSDPGARIVRAAREAGFGVVPVPGPSAVIAALMGSGVTTDENPGYAFAGFPPPKTVARQRWLRTWCALPAPVVMFESPHRLAATLADLLEVCGPDRLLTVARELTKRFEEIATFPMGEGAAWLAADSHREQGEFVLIAHAPAEQEADEEADPRTDALLDALLESLSLRDAARVAAKVSGMPRDVLYNRALARKKSAE
- a CDS encoding methylated-DNA--[protein]-cysteine S-methyltransferase encodes the protein MVYSTVVSNKPADPNERLVYRDIPTPLGDMRLVASPKGLRGAWFSDQELLPSAEDWILTQSDPILEQARRELEEWFAGQRRIFEVPLDPVGTTFQHQVWHALCDLEFGVLTSYGALARTVGRPKGAQAVGGAVGRNPISIIIPCHRIIGADTSLTGFGGGLPRKQALLAHEGNFYRSRSASARRVCDGQAELPW
- a CDS encoding septal ring lytic transglycosylase RlpA family protein, whose protein sequence is MTLSRPTRLFMMLLLAIAVAGCSSTGGRKKGGGYYKDDGPDANPPSNLDQVPDAVPRIEPYASGANRPYVVFGQRYVPDTSGQPYKKRGTASWYGKKFHGNSTSIGESYDMYAMTAAHTTLPLPSYARVTSMVNGKTIIVRVNDRGPFHSDRIMDLSYVAAYKLGIIGPGSGQVVVEAIPQDEIRRLASQGAPAAPEPEPSSATGSSPVLAPVAAVPVALAAEALPGPAPGSAPVRQPAAGGIGSVYLQVGAFSQSANAQSLVSRINTQLGAEGAPPASVEQTNNLYRVKIGPYPDRQSALNAVPLVSDRIGILPSIASQ
- the rapZ gene encoding RNase adapter RapZ, which gives rise to MLKVVLVTGISGSGKSVALRMLEDASYTCVDNLPVRFLTEFIANARDDGMERVAVAIDVRSPGELAELPDVVTALRAMGTSLRVVFLDASTATLEQRYSESRRRHPLTDRLQRGGTAPSLTECIALERELLAPLREQEHVIDTSDLTPGQLRVWIRDLIKADRAPLVLTFESFAYKRGVPRDADLVFDVRCLPNPYYDRDLRPLTGRDEPVAAWLSGFDLVGQMIDDITGFLNRWLPQYTQDTRNYLTVAIGCTGGQHRSVYVVEQLALRFADHDPLLVRHRTQLPDESA
- a CDS encoding c-type cytochrome, whose protein sequence is MLAFISFRSISLPRFWAISLLGAAAAFLAAPAPAQPAPQETLRPDTMDARVAACTACHGAQGRAGADGYYPRLAGKPQEYLYHQLLNFRDDRRQYRPMTHLLTGLPDDYLREIAAYFSSQHVPYPAPTRAEVSAATLEAGRKLALDGDAARGLPACAACHGAALGGVLPAIPGLLGLPRDYIGAQIGSWKNGLRRAAEPDCMADISNKLTPQDIGALAAWLSSQPVVEPYAPEAAGSIRLPAECGSQAQR
- a CDS encoding c-type cytochrome, which translates into the protein MSLMKKVLSVLLLLVIAAVGSLYWLGTRDDASTGPAAAAADAATLVERGRYLALAGNCMACHTSRGGKALAGGTPIPTPFGTVYGPNITPDEKSGIGAWTADDFWQALHNGKSRDGTLLYPAFPYTEYTRVTRADSDALYAYLRTVAPVQQPNRPPEMEFPYDQRALLAAWRALYFKPGVQEADAGQSVPWNRGRYLVEGLGHCAACHTPRNSLGGLRSADPLAGGVIPVLDWYAPPLTNDMETGMGRWSAEDIAALLKTGISKHSSASGPMAEVVLGSTQHLTDADALAIGIYIKSLPATAASTERTRTAVAPAAMELGGKIYRQQCVQCHQSAGEGSGTAWPALAGNPTVTAPSPVNAIRMVLDGGYAPATAANPRPHGMPPFGQLLNDSDIAMLVTYIRNSWGNEAGGVTPLEVKRARAASTLN